From the genome of Amia ocellicauda isolate fAmiCal2 chromosome 14, fAmiCal2.hap1, whole genome shotgun sequence, one region includes:
- the nrl gene encoding neural retina-specific leucine zipper protein codes for MSDPSLPSLPLPPSPLALEYLNDFDLLKFEVKPEPNTGMTSIAVPPSVPPASSPPPPCARRPTPVPPSSLDSSPPSSLPSSPSPNHIPYPSTLPQSSCSSSSLSLPLSHTHYNTSTPAPATPTLEELLWLAALQQQLGAETGGGGAGGTGGGACVGCEDAVEAILNSAASVAAVTSQFSLLTPDSSCVGAGGGPVSSAGGGLDRSEQCHRPLLFLTSPPLQQPPSASSSSSSSSSSSSTSSTPFLLSSPLPLHHHSNSSSLLSLGATAEGPPSPLSNHHHHLHHLHHHHHHHQQQLCYSQSVFRREMGHREQSQHCVCINPPLSFSLPLSLSLPPSLSLSQCGGVQGEFSDEQLVALSVRELNRVLRGVGREEVLRLKQRRRTLKNRGYAQSCRHKRVQQRHVLESEKSLLAQQLEQLQCELSRVLRERDAYKARYDKLISTNERPVTHSNRAPSPPDYFL; via the exons ATGTCAGACCCTTCCctgccctccctccccctcccgccCAGCCCCCTGGCACTGGAGTACCTCAACGACTTCGACCTGCTCAAGTTCGAGGTCAAACCTGAGCCCAACACCGGGATGACCAGCATCGCCGTACCGCCCTCCGTCCCACCCGCCTCCTCCCCTCCGCCACCCTGCGCCCGCCGCCCCACCCCCGTCCCGCCCTCCAGCCTCGACTCcagccctccctcctccctcccttcctcccccAGCCCCAACCACATTCCCTATCCCTCTACTCTCCCTCAAtcctcctgctcttcctcctctctctcgctccctctctctcatacTCACTACAACACCAGCACCCCAGCTCCGGCCACGCCCACCCTGGAGGAGCTGCTGTGGTTGGCCGCTCTGCAGCAGCAGCTGGGGGCAGAGACGGGAGGGGGAGGAGCCGGGGGTACAGGGGGAGGAGCATGTGTGGGGTGTGAGGACGCGGTGGAGGCCATCTTGAATTCGGCCGCCTCTGTGGCTGCAGTCACCTCCCAG ttcTCTCTGTTGACCCCAGACTCCAGCTGCGTTGGTGCTGGGGGGGGTCCAGTGTCCAGCGCGGGAGGGGGGCTGGACAGATCGGAGCAGTGTCATCggcccctcctcttcctcacctcGCCCCCGCTGCAGCAGcctccctctgcctcctcttcctcctcctcttcctcctcctcctcctccacctcctccacccCTTTCCTGCTCTCCTCCCCCCTGCCTCTGCATCaccacagcaacagcagcagcctaCTGTCCCTCGGGGCGACCGCCGAGggcccccccagccccctcagtaatcatcatcatcaccttcatcatcttcatcatcaccaccatcatcatcaacagCAGCTCTGCTACAGCCAG TCTGTGTTCAGGAGAGAAATGGGTCACAGAGAGCaatcacaacattgtgtctgtattaatcctcctctctccttctccctccctctctctctctctcttcctccctccctctctctctcacagtgtgGGGGGGTGCAGGGGGAGTTCTCTGACGAGCAGCTGGTGGCTCTGTCAGTGCGGGAGCTGAACCGGGTACTGCGGGGGGTGGGCCGGGAGGAGGTGCTGCGCCTCAAACAGCGCCGACGCACCCTGAAGAACCGAGGCTACGCGCAGTCCTGCCGCCACAAGCGCGTCCAGCAGAGACACGTCCTGGAGTCCGAGAAGAGCCTGCTGGCACAacag ctggagcAGTTGCAGTGTGAGCTGTCGCGGGtgctgagggagagagacgccTACAAGGCTCGTTACGACAAACTGATCTCCACTAACGAGCGCCCCGTCACCCACAGCAACCGCGCCCCTTCCCCCCCGGACTACTTCCTATGA
- the LOC136768112 gene encoding copine-6-like: protein DVPGGGGAEGGRGGQGDGAVPELREDDHLGSCHFTLGQIVSQTRVTKPLLLRNGKQAGKSTITVVSEEVSGSSEFVELQFRAQKLDNKDLFSKSDPFLEIYKVSGDKTEQLVTRTEVVKNDLSPQWQPFTLSLHSLCSGDPQRSLRLVVRDFDSSGKHDFIGEALTTLKDLQGGATEGEVVLDCINPKYKAKKRNYKNSGRIIVSKCKVEKVYTFLDYIMGGCQIHFSVAIDFTASNGDPRSNSSLHYIDQSQPNEYVKALSAVAEVCQDYDSDKSFPAFGFGARIPPNYEVSHDFPLNFNPDNPECEGIEGVIEAYRQCLPRVQLYGPTNVAPIINRVSQRAEQELSPDTATQYYILLILTDGTVSDLASTREAIVRASSLPVSVVIVGVGFADFGEMRALDGDEGGPLLAGGGRRAQRDIVQFVPFRDFKNAPVSTLSQCVLAEIPDQLVQYFLSRGITPGLPRPSPSPAPSPTEP, encoded by the exons GACGTGCCGGGGGGGGGCGGGGCAGAGGGTGGCCGGGGTGGGCAGGGGGATGGGGCCGTACCTGAGCTCAGAGAGGACGATCACCTGGGCAGCTGCCACTTCACCCTGGGACag atcgtCTCTCAGACCAGAGTCACTAAACCTCTTTTACTGCGGAATGGAAAACAGGCCGGAAAGTCAACCATCACT GTGGTATCGGAGGAGGTGTCGGGGAGCAGTGAATTTGTGGAACTGCAGTTTAGGGCTCAGAAACTGGACAACAAG gatcTCTTCAGTAAGTCAGACCCGTTCCTGGAGATCTACAAAGTGAGCGGCGATAAGACTGAGCAACTGGTCACTCGCACTGAG gtgGTGAAGAATGACCTCAGTCCACAGTGGCAGCCCTTCACTCTGTCTCTACACTCACTGTGCAGTGGAGACCCCCAGAGATCACTGCgg CTGGTGGTACGTGATTTTGACTCCAGTGGGAAGCACGACTTCATTGGGGAGGCATTGACTACCCTGAAAGACCTGCAAGGCGGCGCCACAGAGGGGGAG GTGGTGCTGGACTGTATTAACCCGAAGTACAAAGCTAAGAAGAGAAACTACAAGAACTCTGGACGCATCATCGTCTCCAAGTGCAAG GTGGAGAAGGTTTACACGTTCCTGGACTACATCATGGGGGGGTGTCAGATCCACTTCTCT gtggcaATTGACTTCACTGCGTCGAATGGCGACCCCCGGAGTAACTCCTCCCTCCACTACATCGACCAATCACAGCCCAACGAGTATGTCAAGGCCCTGTCAGCTGTGGCTGAGGTCTGTCAGGACTACGACAG TGACAAGTCTTTCCCTGCTTTCGGGTTCGGGGCTCGAATCCCCCCCAACTATGAG GTGTCACATGACTTCCCACTCAACTTCAACCCAGACAACCCAGAGTGCGAAG GTATCGAGGGGGTGATAGAGGCATACAGACAGTGCCTGCCCAGGGTGCAGCTGTACGGCCCCACCAACGTGGCGCCCATCATCAACAGGGTCTCTCAGCGAGCCGAGCAGGAGCTCAGCCCCGACACGGCCACG CAGTACTATATCCTGCTGATCCTGACCGATGGGACAGTCAGTGATCTTGCGTCCACCCGGGAGGCCATCGTGCGAGCCAGCAGCCTGCCCGTCTCTGTGGTGATCGTGGGCGTCGGCTTCGCGGACTTCGGGGAGATGCGGGCGCTGGACGGCGACGAGGGCGGGCCGCTGCTGGCCGGGGGGGGGCGGCGCGCACAGAGAGACATCGTCCAGTTTGTGCCCTTCAGGGACTTCAAGAAC gccccagtgtccactctctctcagtgtgtgctGGCTGAGATTCCCGATCAGCTGGTGCAGTACTTCCTCAGCCGGGGGATCACCCCAGGCCTGCCCCGCCCCTCTCCGAGCCCCGCTCCCAGTCCTACAGAACCCTGA